Within Telopea speciosissima isolate NSW1024214 ecotype Mountain lineage chromosome 8, Tspe_v1, whole genome shotgun sequence, the genomic segment tattttttttacatttttacccctgtctaTATAGCTGGATCGAATCGGTATCAAGATCAGTCTCGACCGATATCCaatctgatacctcaaaccatggttgagATACTAGCCACTGAACCAAACTACCAAATCTTTCATCCTCAACTTCTccattctcaaatctcaacctAGGGCAAAGCAAACCTCCCGGTCTCCTATAGCTCAGCGGCGGCAGACTGCCCATATTTGTTGCTCTGTTTCTCTTGCTCGCTCGCTCGCTCGCCCACCctatttcatcttctttcatATAGATTCTATTCTGGTTTCAGGGCAGAAGCGCAGGCATCTCGGCATCTCCTTTGCAACCTAGGGCAAGAAACATTTGTACTCTCCATTCTCTGCCAAGTTGTCCTTGCGGTGCTGCATATTTCTATCTCAACAAGCATCAGCCATTTAGCCCTGGTGGTGCGTATTTCTAGCTCAACAAGAAACCCAAAGGTATGAGCTTTAGTGAACCGAGATTTCcccgttttttattttttttctattttcagaagctagattgagtattttttttcccttgtttttatttgGGATTTAACAACTATGGCAGTGTTTTGATCTCTGCATCTTTGTTCAATTTCTATTAGTGCTTTTCTTCGTTTTATCTTGCTGAACATCATCTTCTTTTGTCAATTTttaattctattattttatctTGCATTGCCATTGTGGttctttctgtaattttttgctGTCCAAGGGTGAaagtgagagaagagaaagaagaagatgaggagttTGTTGTAGTTGAGGGCAACTCTTTTGTACAAGAGGAGAAGTGTTCCTAGCCCTTGTTCAGGATTTTAGAATCTGTCTCTTTAGAGGAGCACTCTTTGCCTGGAATTTCTTCACCGATCGATGGAGGTGTGCCGTATATGTTGATCATTTTATGCTTTTTGCTTATTTAATAGTTTGTTAACCAATCAAGCTATATATTTAGGCACATCAGtaaatattattattgtgtTTCTTAGGTGTACATATCTattgcatagtgaatatatgcccatATTTTTGCTCCCGGATTTTTATAGAGCAACTGTATTATATACGTATTAAACACGTGTCGTATTATTGTCGTAGCGTTTTATTACGccagattttttgaaaagtattattaccgtacaATCCATTTGACTGCCGTACATATCCGTTCCCGTATTGTTATCGTttccgaacttactaactatgctaTTTACAGAGGGAAGATACCTTTTAAGACACGCCAGTCTAAGGGTTGCGTCAATCTGTTCTATACGATTACAAGTATCCTTAATCATGATCGCACCTCTTAGTATAAATACGTTTGTCTTTTAGTAAAGGCacaaatttttatcacctgcgatTCCCCTGCCTGGTAtgattccctagtgcctctaataaaagggggggtgGATCCCATCAGGGTAGAATGATCATTTCAGCGCCCCATGAAAAGAACCGCACAACTGTACCAATCAACGAACCTCAGGAGATAAAGGTCCGTAAAGGCACAACCTTACATATGACCATATATCTCATAATATGTAGAGACATATCTCTCTATACCTTTCCGTGTACAAATGTTGAAATGTCCCACCACATACATAGGGGTATGGTTCATACCTTTTTTTAACATGTGCGAGTGCGACGACTTATTAAGAGTCATATCTCTCGCCCGTTCCCATTCACTAAAAGATGTGATTCTCCAAGGGCCGTCTTTggttaaaatttcattttaaaaccaacaaaaatcTTACAGTAATTGGGAACATGATACGAGCTCGAAGTTAGGTTGGTTTGTAGGTAGGTATCTCAagggaaaaatatcacctcaatttgcttgTCTGTCAATTTCTTTagttccctctaatagagggaggtggactcTACCCTGGCAGTGTGTTCGAGCAAGGTatagagtggtcatttcaattccttattagatggaattgagcaAATTGaggggcaggcaaattgaggggataaagatcccgtCGTCCTCATGTTCTGACACTTTTGGGTAAGCATCATCGACCTTAGTTAGTAGGTTCGGGAatggcaattgaacgggaacggatacgtacggcaattaaacgaaCTAGACGGtcataatatttttcaaaaatccgacttcataaaatgcatacggtaataatatgGTACACGTTTAATAcgggtataatacggcatagacggcaataatacttttaaaaaaacggacatatattcattatataacatgcattcatcacctaataaacaaaataatatcatgattttatgaactaaaataaacacaataatataatatgttatataacatctctaagattatcatttaacataccaaaatatcaataatctacaagaaatgaatgtagattgtctgaaaatgagatgagcaagttgattaccttatcattaaatcatttttCCAgcattacatttctttctatctacaatgagataaccatatatttttaaccagatgtgttcttgtgaagggggatgagttcccactaattaaccaacacaagacaagagggagagttccagatatggatctccactgtacacattagctataagagacagaaaaacaagaataaaataaaatagagattgagccgttctcgccaatatcacaccagattcatttgcttcactaccaccatcaaagttcaaagaccagagaaacaagaggagagtacaagacttaaatGCCgttttgttgaacggagatggggaggatgattggagatggagggcggctattGTTGCGGCAACAGTGTTGtctgctacggttggatgttcaacgcaaatcgaaaaggacgaaagggaaagtgaaatcgtttccctaaattctaatcttttgggtatttttttttttttttttttaaacgtataatacgcgtattatatgagtataatactcgatcgattaaaaaatgctttttttataaaaatacgaaAATGGAAatattatacgtttaaaaattCGAATACGCATATAATACacgtatttactaactaagtcATCGACAAGACCTAGTGCAATGCAATGCATTGATAAAAGGAtatggaaaaaaggaaaagaaaaactacgAGAGATTGGGGATTTACATAATAAATagtaagggagaatgttctctgtgcctgGGTCTGTCACCTaaggggcaaggtggtcattgcgcctaCCCCCATATGCCTGGGTGCAACCTGCGCTACCACATAGAGAACAGcgtccctaataataataatattagaTATATCCGTTCCTCAACCCACCAAAAACAAAGCCACTCCGCAAACAAGGAACGGAGGTTTTACAATTACCAAAGAGAGACTGAAGTATTTGAAGCGAATTGATctcacaaaattcaaaaaaaaaatttgagaaaccAAAACCCTAGCTCTACAAATTACAAATACAATTACGGGATGTGGATTTTGTTAATCCCTTCTTAGAATACCAAATGGGTTGAAATTAAAAGGTATAACCGGATCGGTTGGGATGGGTTAAGATCAGCCGGTGTAGATGTGGACACCGACGGCGAGGATAAGGATGGCGTACACGGCGAAGAAGATGAGAGTATGGACGACGATGGTCTTGCCCTTGATCTTGAAGCTCCCGAACTTCACATGGCTACTGTTCCCTGGTAGCTGAAAAAGGAGCCCCGGTGAGAGGATTACCAATAGCAGTACCCCTATCAGAACCGGTGCCCACTCCACCATtgtctctctcgctctttctcACTTACTCTCACTGGCAACAGTCACGGACACCGATcttatgggagagagagagaatcgtcCTAAACCCTTTAGGAGaacaaaaaagtttttgaaTCAAGAATCAGGAATCAGAACCTACTGATTCCAATCCGATCCGATTCAACCGGACCAGGCACTGTTCTATTCTCTGTGCCATAGTGCAGGCTGCGTCCAAGCACATGGGTCTCACATGGGGTGGGTGCAATAACCACCTTGCCCCtgagtggcagacccatgtACTTAGacgcagcctgcgctgtggtacggagaacattctcccaaaataCATACTTGTTTGTTATTCATAAACACACAACACATTGGTATATGTGCTCCATATCTGCATGTAAAAACGATGTCTCTGTCCACCAACggtaaataaacaaataaaaacatatCTATAGTGGTAGTGGAAGTGGAGGGGTTGCTGTTCACACTTTATACTTTTCTTAGGATAGGATTCCCATTCTGATATCCCCCATTCCAAATGGAAGAAATTAGGGAACCCAATGCCTCCTTTAGCTTTAATTCGGATAGCACTGGCATCTAAtcttaatctctctctctttcaaaagaCACAGACAAGAGCAGTTGTTGCTAATATATCCCCTTTTGGTGCACCGTCTTGTTGACTGAAGAAGCTTTTGTTCTCTCATCGATCAacggaagaagaaaaagaagctcAGTAACATCTCTTGGCCAAGGACTTCTGTTGGTACCTTATTTTCTAAGTAACAAACTAAACAAGTAGAATGAAAGATTGGGCAGCTCCCATCATAGCTGTGGCCCTGTTTGCGTTTCTCACGCCAGGAGTGCTCTTCCAATTACCTGGGAACCATCAGCCGGTTGAAGTTGTTAATATGAAGACAAGTTTCATCTCCATTTTAGTTCATGCAGTCATCTATGGTTTGCTCCTTATGCTGTTCCTCGTTATTCTTCATGTACACATCTATGTTTAATTTGTCTTCAATACTAGAATTTGAGAAAGAAGCCGCTCAcagtatctatctctctctcactcactctaATTGAAAAAAGTCTTTCCGTTTCTTTTACTCGTGTTTCCTCTCATCGTTTTTGAAGTTGTTCTGATCCAGATATCAGTTCTAAAGATTAGatttctccatttttctttatcaaataTTAGCTGCTGCAACAGATGCTTCCATGGGGAGAACGACAGGTCTGTCATGTGACCATTGATTTGTCATAGTTGCAGCTTCAATTGTTCAAAGAGAGGAAGCCCAAactgcatatatatatatatatatatatatatatatatatttgaggaTCATCTCGTAAATCAAATTAGTTAAGATAATAGGACTGAAATTCCACTCAAAACCTAACTCTACTTGAGTATCATACAAGAGGCCATTTTGAACCCAGTGGGGTATCCATCTGAAAAGGCAAGAATGCTGCAACAGTAGaacttaaagaagagagagggtgCAGAAATTGAGTTTGCATCATCTAGCTCCTTTTTTAG encodes:
- the LOC122670687 gene encoding uncharacterized protein LOC122670687, translated to MKDWAAPIIAVALFAFLTPGVLFQLPGNHQPVEVVNMKTSFISILVHAVIYGLLLMLFLVILHVHIYV